Part of the Hyalangium ruber genome, CTGCGCTCGACAGGCGCGAAGCCAAGGCCCGAAGCGCCCGCGTCACACCGCACCTGGAGCGCACTGGCCCGGGTGAAAACGAGCCGCACCTCATCATCGCCAATCCGAGAGGTGCGCCCATCGAAGTCCCGGTAGCGCCGGGTGGCCTCACTGCCAGGAGTGTCCTCGGAGATGAGCTGGCGCACGGGCGTGAAGTCTCCAGGGAGCTCGTGCATCTTCGCGGCCGTGGCGTGCCAGAGGGCGCTGGCGTTGGCCTCCTGCACCTTCAGGGAGAGGAAGCCCACCTCCGCGAAGTGCAGGCCGAAGACGAGAATGGTGATGAAGACGAGCAGCCCCAGCGCCGTCTCGAGCAGGGCTTGCCCTCGTGAGCGTGCGGTCACCATGCCTGGTACCCCTGCTTGGCCAGAGCGTCGGCCACATCCCGGGCCGGCGTACCGGTGGCCCCGAGGGTCGAGAGGATGTCCGGAACGTCGCGCGGCTGATCCACATCGGCGCCCACGAGCGTGGCGCGCCAGAAGGGGTTGAGGAAGTTGGGAGGCTCCTTCCAGCGCTCATCAGCGCCCACGCGGTGGTAGTAGGCGATGCCCGAAGACAGCGCGACGGCCCGGGAGATGTTGGTGCCATCCGTGAGCCGCAGGGCCCGGTTGTCGAACGTGGTGCCCTCTCCCGACGGATTGAAGCGGAAGCGGAAGAAGAGGTTCCACGGGTCCGGCGGGCGCTGCGTGTAGTCGCGCTGGAGGACGGCGTAGTTCTTCGGCTGCCCGAACAGGTCCGTGGTGTTCGCGACCCGCGAGTAGTTGTAGTCCATGTGCGACGGCCAAACGCCTGGGCACTTGGTGCAGTCCCCCAGGGTGTGCATCTGCCGGCGGCGGTTGGGGTCTTCACCCCCGGTCCACTTGTGCTCGTCGGTGTTGTGCTTGGAGTCATCGCTGCGCACGTGGGCATCCGCCTCCTCCGTGGTGGGAGGGAACGTCGGGCACGGAGATCTCGCGCGGCGGAAGACGACGGTCACCTGGCCATGGTCATCTCCGTAGACCGCCCCGCCATCCACGGTGCCGGTATGGCTCTTGCTCCCGGAGAAGTAGCCGCTGCCTTCATCGGTCAGCCGGACGAGCTCGTTCGCGGGCATGGACTGGATGACCTTCCTGCGAATGAGGGCCGCTCCCCCTTCTCGCCCGGTGACGAAGGCATGGCCACGCGCGCCCGTGGAGGCCCAGACGAAGTGACTCTTCTTGTCGGCATCTCGCCGCTGGCAGACCGCGCCCGGACCTTTGCAGTCATTGCCCAGCTCCCGGCCGTTGACGGTGGCAGAGGCCTGGAGCGCCGAGACCTCCGCCCCAATGTCTCCGGCGATGGCGGGCGCAATGGGGGCATATCGCTCGCTCCGCGGGCTGAGATCCATCGCCACCTTGAGGCCCGCGAACGTCTCCAGCTGGTCCTCATGGATGGAGGACAACTGCAGGCTCAAGGCCTCCTCGCCCGCCCGCGCATCCCAGACACGGAAGACCTGCTCCGCCCTGTCATCCGCCCGCATGAGCCGATCCTGGGTGTTGTTGATGTCTTGGATGGCCTGCCTGGAGCACCGACAGAGCCTCGCGCACCGGGAGCTCTTGGGCGCGCAAGGGCAGCTCGCCGCGGCGATGGCTTTGTATCCGTCCTTGGGAGTTTCATAGGCAGTCTTCGCCGCATGGAGGCTGGCGCGGTAGTAGCCGCTCCAGGAGATGAGGCTCTCCACGCCCGTCATGGCCACCATGTGGCTCATCAGCGCGCGGTTCATCAGTGCGATGCTGTTGAAGGCGCGCGCGGTGGCCACCGCCTGCGAGTAGGCGGCAGTGTCCGCCGCCGTCTCCAGCTCCATCTTCTCCTTGGCCTTCACTCCGATGGACAGCGTCACGCACACCATCAGGGTGAGCAGCAGCAGCGTGAGCGCGAAGAGGACGAGCGTCTGGCCTCGGTGCGTGCGGTCTTGCATGGCGAGCCTCACAGGCGCTGCGGCATGTCGCCGCAGTTCTGTTGCTGGAAGTGCTGGGCCTGGGCGGGCGTCATCATCCGCATGCCGTAGGTGGCCTGGATGGGGAAGACGTACTGGCGCGAGTCGAAGCGGCTCACGAACTCGTCGCGGATCTTCCGATCCAGTCCCGGAACCGCCCTACCCGCCGTCCAGCCCGCATGCTTCTGAGCCAGCATCAGCGGGTTCGCGGCGGTGTAGTCGCGCAGGCCGTAGTGCGCCAGGAACATGCGGCTCATCACCCAGTCCGCGAAGGGCACCTTCAGCGGGAACCAGTAGATGAGGCGCACCTCCAACCGGATGCCGCCCTCCTCCCGCCCGGGAGCATCGAAGCGCTCGTCCTCTGGACCCGGCACGCTCTCGGCCAGGGGCTGCTCGCGCGCCAGCCAGAAGATGGGACCGTCATGCTGGCCATCCACGCCGGGCTTGTAGCGAGGCTCGGGCTTCTCCGTGTCGCCGATCCGCTGACGCCAGGCCAGCGCCAGCTTCTCCGCAGCGGTGCCCCCTCGCGTCCCATTGCCCAGGTAGGGCACGACGCTGGGCAGCAACCCCGCCAGGGTCGCGTGCATCATCCGCTTGCAGTCGCCGTGGTGGCGACTGCCGGCCCGCACTGCTTCGAAGGCGGCGTACTCGGCCATGATGCGGCCCTGCAGCATCAAGAAGAGCTGCAGCGTGCCGAGGATGAGAAAGACGGTGAGAGGTAGCGTCAGCGCGGCCTCCACGGCCGCCTGCCCGGACTCCCCCCGTTGGTGTCCGTTCGTCCGAGAAATCATTTCCACACAGTGTGGAAATGATTTCCCACCGGGGTAACCCCCCGCTGATCAGCGACTGTCGTGAAGCGCGCGGCTCACCGTGCGCGCGTGCAGGCTTCTCGACGTCTCCGCCGAGACTGTCAGGCCCCGAGCGCCTCGTGGCACTTGGGACACACCCCGTGGTCCGAGCTCACTGTCTCCGAGTAGACCCAGCAGCGCGGGCACTTCTCACCCCGGGCGCGCAGCACCTCCGCCGTCACCGTCACGCCCTCGCCGAACGCCTGGGCCAGGGAGAGCGGCTGGGCCTTGGGCCCCGGCTGATCCGCCAGCTCCACCTGGCTCACGATGAACATCATCGGCAGCTCCTCCCGATGCGCCTGGAGGAACTCCCGCGCCGCGCCGCTCGCTGTCAGCACCACCCGCGCCTCCAACGAGGCGCCGATGAGCTTCTCGCGCCGAGCCACCTCCAGCACGCCCTGCACGGCGCTCCGGAGCGCGAAGAGCTTGCCGTATCGCTCCGCCAGCGCGGGCTCCAACGAAGCCCCGGCGCTCGGAAAGTCCGACAGGAAGACGCTCTCGGCCGCCTTGCCAGGAAGCTGCTGCCAGGCCTCCTCCGCCGTGAAGCTCATCACCGGCGCCAGCAGGCGCAGCAGCGCGGAGGCCACCTCGTGCAGCACGGTCTGGGCGCTGCGCCGCGCCTTGCTGCCCGCCTTCGCCGTGTAGAGCCGGTCCTTCAGGATGTCGAAGTACACCGCCGACAAATCCGCCGCGCAGAAGTCCACCACCGTGGCGTAGACAAGGTGGAACTCATAGTCCTCGTACGCCCGGCGCACCCGCTCCACCACCTCCGCCAGCCGCCCGCGTGCCCACAGGTCCAAAGGCAGCAGCTCGGAGTCCGGCACCGCGTCCCTCGCCGGCTCGAAGTCGTAGAGGTTGCCCAGCGCATAGCGCAGCGTGTTGCGGATCTTCGCGTAGCCCTGGCTCAGCCCCTGGAGGATCTGATCCGACAGCCGCACGTCGTTGCGGTAGTCGCTGGCGGCCACCCACAGCCGCAGCACCTCGGCGCCGTACTGCTGGATGATCTTCTCCGGGGCGATGACGTTGCCCTTGCTCTTGGACATCTTCTCGCCCTGCCCGTCCACCACGAAGCCGTGGGTGAGACAGGCCCGGTAGGGCGATTTGTCCCGCGTGCCCACCGACACCAGCATGGACGAGTGGAACCAGCCCCGGTGCTGGTCGCTGCCCTCCAGGAACAGGTCGGCGGGGATGCGCTGCCGCTTCTCCAGCACCGCCGAGAACATGCACGCCGAGTCGAACCACACGTCCAGGATGTCCGTCTCGCGCCGGAACTGGCCGCCGCCGCACTTGATGCAGCGCCCGCCCGCGCCCAGGAACTCCTCCACGGGCGTGCGATACCAGGCACCCACGCCCTCCTTCTCCACCGCCGCCGCCACGCGCTCCATCACCTCCGGGGAGACGACGGCTTCCTGGCACTGCTCGCAGTAGGCGATGGGGATGGGCACGCCCCAGGTGCGCTGCCGGCTGATGCACCAGTCCGGACGCCCCTCCAACATTCCGCGGATGCGGCTGTGTCCCCACCCGGGCACCCAGCGCACCGTGTCCACCTCGGCGAGCACCTGCTCGCGGAAGGTCTTCTCGCCCTGCAGCGGCTTGTCCAGCGGGATGAACCACTGGTACGTCGCCGAGAGGATGATGGGGTTTCGGCAGCGCCAGCAGTGCGGATAGCTGTGCTTCACCGTGTCCGTCTTCGCGTTGAGCAGCGCACCTCGCTCCGCCAGCAGGTCGATGATGACCGGGTTGGCCTCGAACACCCGCAGGCCGCGCAGCCCCTCGCCTACCGTGTCGTCGTAGCGCCCGTCTCCGCGCACCGAGTTGTAGATGTCCAGCCCGTACTTCAGGCCGACCTCATAGTCCTCCTGACCGTGACCCGGCGCCGTGTGGACCAGCCCCGTGCCCGCCTCCAGCGTCACGTGCTCGCCCAGCACCACCTTGCCCGTGCGCTCCAGGAAGGGGTGGCGGTAGCTCAGGTGCTCCAGGTCCTCGCCGCTGGCGTAGGCGAGGATCCTCCGGATGTCATCGAACCCCACCGTCTCCACGTCGCCGCCCGGCAGCTTCGCGTTCTTGAGCACCAGCTCGTCCGCCTTCACCTCCGCCAGCACCTGGGCCAAGAGCTGCTTGGCCACGCAGATGACGCGCCCGCCCAGGTCATAGAAGACGTACTCGAAGTCCCGGTGGGCCGCGATGGCCAGGTTGGCGGGCAACGTCCACGGCGTCGTGGTCCAGATGACGAAGAAGACCTCGCGCCCGCGCAGCGCCGGGAACCGCTCGGAGAGCTCCGGCCCCGCCGGGAAGGCCACGTACACCGAGGGGCTCTGGTGCTCCTCGTACTCCACCTCCGCCTCGGCCAGCGCCGTCTGGTCGTGGACGCACCAGTACACTGGCTTCTTGCGCCGGTAGAGCATGCCCCGCCGTGCGAACGCCGCCAGCTCGCGCAGCTCCTGCGCCTCGTACGCGGAGTCCAGCGTCCGGTACGGCGCCTCCCAGGTCCCGAAGACGCCCAGCCGCTGGAACTCGGCCCGCTGGATGTCGACGAACTCCAACGCGTAGGCGCGGCAGCGCTCCAGGAACGCGTCGCGCGACAGGGTGCGCTTGTCGACCTTCTGCTCCTTGAGCCGCTTCTCCACCGCCTGCTCGATGGGCAGGCCGTGCGTGTCCCAGCCGGGGATGAAGTCGCACCGGCGCCCCGAGAGGTTCCGCGACTTCACCACGATGTCCTTGAGCACCTTGTTGAGCGCGTGCCCGGCGTGCAGGTGGCCATTGGCGTACGGAGGCCCGTCGGCCAACACGAACGGCTCGGCGCTCGCGTTCTTCTCCAGGAGCTTCTTCCAGATGCCACGCTCGGCCCACCACTCGAGCATCCGCGGCTCGAGCCGCGCGAGGTTCCCCTTGATGGGGAACTCCGTGCGCGGCAGGTTCAGCGTGTCCTTGTAGTCCTTGGGAGGCGAGCCTGCGTCACTCATGGGCGGGGGGCCGTAGCACGCCCCTCCAGGCCCATCAATGCGCGTCCGGCGGACGTGTTCCCTCGGCGCTGATACGGCGCATGACCGTCACCGAGAGGTACGCTCCCTTGGCGGGGTGTACCGTCACCAGCAGCTCCTCGTTGCCCTTGCGGTAGATGTTGGGCTCCGCCTCGGTGTAGCCCTGCTGGATGAGCTGCTTGCGGTAGAAGCCCTCCACGTCGGGCGACGTGGTGGAGGCCGGCACCCGGAACGAGAGCGTGCGCGCCACCTCCAGGTCACTGTGCATCACATTCTTCGCCCCCGGGAAGACGGGCGCGATGGGCGAGGAGGGCGGCTGCGCCAGCGCGAGGTTGGCCTCGCCCAACACCACCGTGGTGCTGCCATCCGGGTTGGGCTGGATGATGAAGGTGTAGGAGATGAGCCGTTCGGTATCCAGCGCCGTGAGCTGCGGCTCCTTGAGCCACTGGGTCCGCTTGGGGGGGATGTAGAAGCCCCACGCCTCGAAGCGATCCACCATGTGCTGGAGGATGACTTCCGGCCGCTCGGCGCTCTTCACCGAACGCAGCTTCACGGGGACGCCCCCGGCTTTCATGATGCCGGGCACGTCCACCGTCTCGATGACCTTGGGCACGTCCCAGGTGAAAGGCAGCCGCTGAGCGGCGGCCTCACCGGCCCCCAGCAGCACCACCAGCCCCACCAGGATGGCCCGCGTCAATTGCACCTCAACCCCAGCCAGCAGTTCTCACGGGCGCTGTAAGAGCTGTCGTACTCCGTGGTCGGGCTGTCGGTGCCAGGCGTCGTCACCCAGTTGCCAGGGTCCGAGTCGCCACCGTTCTCCCTGTCCTCGAAGACGCGGAAGGAGTGGTAGAAGGTCGCCGGATCGAAGCCGCCCGGCACGGACATGACGGACTGCTGGGCCAGCGCCCGCGCCGAGCCATTCGTCGCCACGTGCTGGTCGTACACGAGGTTGGTGGAGCGGTAGTACGGCGAGTTGTTGCACCCCGAGCCATCGAGCACGTTGCACTCCCGGAGCTCGTCCCGGGTGGCCAGCGCCCAGTCATCCAGCAGGATGCCGATCTGCCCCTGGCAGCCGCCACTGCCTCCGCGGTTGACGCCGCAGATCGTCAGGTCCGTGGCCTCGTAGTGCCGCTCCTTGAAGAAGCCACCGTTGCCCTCCATGAAGCCGCGGGGGAACACGGGCAGCACCTGGAAGACGGCCTCCGAGCGGCAGACCATGCCGCCGGTGTCACTGTAGACGCTGTCGGTCGTGCCCACCGGCGCGAAGCTGGGCCCGCCCGCCTCGCAGGTGACCTGGAGCCCCTGCCCCCGGGTGAACAGCTGGGAGGAGCCACTGCCACCCGACTTCGAGGTGCGCCCATCGAAGTCCGCGTAGAGCCCGTTGGCCGCCTGGCCCGGCCTGTTGCCGGAGATGAGGTTGTTCACGTGCGAGAAGTTGCCCGGCAGCTCGTGCATCCGCGCCGCCGTGGCGTGCCACATCGCGCTGGCGTTGGCCTCCGTCACCTTGAGCGACAGGTAGCCGATCTCGGCGAAGTGGATGCCGAACATGAGAACGGTGATGAAGACCAGCAGGCCCAGGGCGAGTTCCACCGCAGCCTGACCTCTGGAGCGCTTGGCTACCATGCCCTGTACCCCGCGTTGTTGAGCGCCTCGACGACGCGCTGCGCTTCTTGGAGATTGGCGGCGCCCAGCGTCTGGGTGATGTCGGAGACATCGCCCGGCTGCAGGTCGACGTCCGCGCCCACCAGCGTGGCGCGCCAGAATGGATTGAGGAAGTTGGGAGGCTCCTGGTACGAGCCCTGCTGCACGCGGTGGTAGTAGGCGATGCCCGCCGACAACGCGGTCGCGTGGGAGATGTCCGTGCCACCCTGGGACACCAGCTTCAGGCCGGTGTTGTCGAACACCGTGCCCGAACCACTCTGCTTGAAGTGGAAGGTGAAGAGCAGGTTCCACGGGTCGGCCTGCTTGGCGGGCCGCTGGCTCAGGTCCCGCTCCATGACGGAGTAGGTCTTCGGCTGCCCGAAGTTGTTGGCGTTGTCGGTGACCTGCTGCCAGTTGTAATCCATGTGCGGAGGCCACATGCCCGGGCAGTTGTTGCAGTCGCCCATGGTGTGCTGCCGCTCGCGGCCGCCATCGCCGCCCGACTGGCCGCTCCACCGGTGCTCATCGTCGCCCGCCGAGCCGCTGGTGTCGTTGCTGCGCACGTGCGCCCTCGGCGAGCCCGAGCCGGGGATGCCCGGCGGGCACGGGGCCTGGTTGCGCAGGAACGTGGTCGTCAGGTTGCCGTGGTCATCACCCCAGGCGTGCTTGTTGCCCGTGGGGCCCTCGCTCGAGTGCGAGGGGCCGTCGTTGTCGGCGAAGTAGCCGCTGCCGTCGTTGGAGATGGTGACGAGATCCGGCGGGGTAATGATGGTGATGAGCCGCGTGCGAATGGCGTTGGCCCCACCCGAGCGGCCGGTGACGAAGGCGTGGCCGCGCGTGCCCATGGCCGCCCAGATGAAGTGGTTCTTGTGGCCAGCGTCGCGGCGCCGGCAGGCGGCGCCCTCCTTCTGCTGGCACTGGCCGGCGTCCTGCTCGACCTTGTTCACATCGTCCGAGGCGGGCAGCGCCTTGACCTCCTGGGCGCCCCACTTGTTGCCCTTGTTGAGCTCCTGGGCAATGGACGCGCCGATGTTGAGCGAGCCAGTGAGGTTCTCGTCCAGCAGGCGGTCGAACAGCTCGTTCTGGCGGTCGCTGACGCTGGAGATCTGCAGCGCGCGCGCCTCCAGGCCCGCCTGTCCGTCCAGGCTCTGGAAGACCTGGTCGACGCGGTCATCCTCCTGCTTGAGCTTGTCCTGCGTGTCCGTGATGTCCTGGACGGCCTGGGTGGCGCACCGGCACATGGGCGGATTGCAGGTGGGACCGGGGCAGGCGCAGGCCGCGGCCATGATGAGCTCGTACTGCGTCTTGGGAGTGTCGTAGGAGTCGCGCGCCTCGTTCAGCACGGCCCGGTAGTAGCCGGCCCAGGAGATGAGGCTCTGCACGCCCGCCATCGCCACCATGTTGCTCATCAGGGCGCGGTTGAGCAGCGAGATGCTGTTGTAGGTGCGGGCGGTGGCCACCGCCTGCGAATAGGCGGCGGCATCAGCGGCCGTCTCCAGCTCCATCTTCTCCTTGGCCTTGGTGCCAATGGAGAGCGTCATGCACACCATGAGGGTGAGCAGGAGCAGGGTCAGCGCGAAGATGACGAGCGTCTGGCCTCTGGGGCGAAGGGGGTTCATCGTTGCCATCTCACAGGCCCTCGGGGGTTTCGCCGCAGTTCTGCCGCTGGAAGAAACGGGACTTGGCCGGCGTCATCATCCGCATGCCGTAGGTGGCCTGGATGGGGAAGACGTACTTCTGCGCGCTGGCCATGCTCTGGTACTTGCTGCGGATCTGCGAATCGAGCGTCGGCGCCGAGTTGCCAGCCGTCCAGCCCGCGTTCCGCTGCGCCGGCATCAGTGGGTTGACGGCGTTGTAGTCCTGCAGGCCGAAGTGGGCCATGAACATGCGCGTCATCACCCAGTCCGCGAAGGGAATCCGCAGCGGGAACCAGTAGATCAGCCGCACCTCCAGGCGCATGCCACCGCCGCCATCGACGGGGGCGTCGAAGTTGCGGTCCTCGGGGTCCGGCACGTTGGTGGGCTGCTCGCGCGCCAGCCAGAAGATGCTCTCGCCGGCCAGGCTCGAGCCGCCCAGGGTGCTCTGGGTGCTGTCCATGGCGACGAAGCGGGGGTTGCCGCCGTTGATGCGCTCGCGCCACGCGGACGCCAGCTTCTCGGCGGGGCTGCCACCCGAGGTGCCGCTACCCAGATACGTCACCACGTTGGGCAGCAGCGCCGCGAGGCCCGCATGCATCATCTTCTCGCAGTCGCCGTGGTGGCGGCTGCCGGCGCGCACCGCCTCGAAGGCGGCGTACTCGGCCATGATGCGACCCTGCAGCATCATGAAGAGCTGTATCGTTCCAAGGACGAGGAACACGGTGAGCGGCAGCGTCAGCGCCGCCTCTACCGCCGCCTGTCCGGACTGCCCACGGGACGATCTCTGATTCCTGGAAGCCATTCGCCGCCTAGGTTGGCACCGAGGTAGGTCCTTCCGGCATCCGTCAGGTGGACGTACACCGGCGGTGTTACACCTCCCTGCGTCATAGCTCAGGTGCCATGGTGCTGAAAATCTACCGGGCAGGCGGCCGGGCGCATGACTTTTCCCCCGCTCGACAGGGGGTGTCCCAGGACCCAGCGGCGGATCAGCGGGGTTTCATACCCTTGGCATCGAGCTGGTACTTCTTCACCAGCCGCTCGATGGACTTGCGGTGCAGGCCGCTCTCGCGGGCGGCGCGGGAGAGGTTGCCCTCGCAGCGGGCCAGCACGCTGGTGATGTACTCGCGCTCGAAGTTCTCCAGCAGCTGCTCCTTGGCGTCCTTGAAGGAGAGGTGCTCGTTGAAGGGCAGCGGCCCCTCGCGGGCCTGACCGCGCACGCGGGGCGGCAGGTGCGTGGGGAGGATCTCCTCCCCTTCCGAGAAGGTGAGCACGTGCGAGAGCACGTTCATCAGCTCGCGCACGTTGCCGGGCCACGTATAGGCCATGAGCATGCTCAGCGCCTCGGGGGAGAAGCGCTTGCGGCCGTGGCGCTCCACCACCTCGGGCTCGGCCAGGGCGCCCTTGAGGATGTGGGGGATGTCATCGCGGCGCTGGCGCAGCGGCGGCAGGTGGATGTGGATGACCGAGAGGCGGAAGTACAGGTCCTCGCGGAAGGCGCCCGCGGCGATCTCCTTCACCAGGTCGCGGTTGGTGGCGGCGATGACGCGGCAGTCCACTTCGATGACGTCGTTGCCGCCGACGCGCCGCACCTCGCGGTTCTCCAGCACGCGCAGGAGCTTGGGCTGCAGGTCCAGCCGCAGCTCGCCCAGCTCGTCCAGGAAGATGGTGCCGCCTTGCGCGCGCTCGAAGGCGCCGGGGCGGGCGCTCACCGCGCCGGTGAAGGCACCCTTCTCGTGGCCGAACAGCTCGCTCTCGATGAGGTTGGGCGGAATGGCGCCGCAGTCGAGCACCACCAGCGGCCCCTTCTTGCGGCCCGACAGCTCGTGGACCGCGCGCGCCACCAGCTCCTTGCCCGTGCCCGTCTCGCCCTGAATGATGACGGACACGTCCATGGGGGCGATGCGTTTGATGAGCCCGAAGATCTGCCGCATCTTCACGCTCTGCCCCACCATGCCGCACAGCTCGCCTTCGCGGTCGGGTTCGATCGTCACCTCCTCGTCGATGGGCGAGAAGGTGACGGTGCTGGAGCCCGCGCGAATCTGCGAGCCGGGCGAGAGGTAGGCCCGCTCAATCCGGCGTCCATCCAGGAAGGTGCCGTTGGTGGAGTTGAGGTCCACCAGCAGGTAGCCGCGCTCGGTGTACTGAATCTCGAAGTGGTGGCGGCTGGCGGTGCGGTCCTCCACGAGGACCAGGTCGTTCTGCGGGTGGGCGCCCACGCGCAGCCGCTCCTTGTCCGTCACGAGCTGGCGCCCCTCGTCCGGGCCGGACGAGACGTGCAGACGGCACTTGTGCAGCTTGACGGTGGTGCGGTGGTCCATCACCAGCGTGTGGCTGGGGGCTTGCGGCACGCTGCCCAGGTCGACGCCGACGTCTCCTGGGTTGGTGCCAATGTCGTCCGGGTGCGGTCCGTGGGGGCTCATCCGCCCCGGAGGATAGCAAACGGAGCCGTCAAGGCTGCTCGGCTGCTGCCCTGCTCGTGCTAGGCTTCGCCGCCCTCCATGCCCCCCCGCAAGGCGAAGACGAAGAA contains:
- a CDS encoding pilus assembly protein; the protein is MQDRTHRGQTLVLFALTLLLLTLMVCVTLSIGVKAKEKMELETAADTAAYSQAVATARAFNSIALMNRALMSHMVAMTGVESLISWSGYYRASLHAAKTAYETPKDGYKAIAAASCPCAPKSSRCARLCRCSRQAIQDINNTQDRLMRADDRAEQVFRVWDARAGEEALSLQLSSIHEDQLETFAGLKVAMDLSPRSERYAPIAPAIAGDIGAEVSALQASATVNGRELGNDCKGPGAVCQRRDADKKSHFVWASTGARGHAFVTGREGGAALIRRKVIQSMPANELVRLTDEGSGYFSGSKSHTGTVDGGAVYGDDHGQVTVVFRRARSPCPTFPPTTEEADAHVRSDDSKHNTDEHKWTGGEDPNRRRQMHTLGDCTKCPGVWPSHMDYNYSRVANTTDLFGQPKNYAVLQRDYTQRPPDPWNLFFRFRFNPSGEGTTFDNRALRLTDGTNISRAVALSSGIAYYHRVGADERWKEPPNFLNPFWRATLVGADVDQPRDVPDILSTLGATGTPARDVADALAKQGYQAW
- a CDS encoding TadE/TadG family type IV pilus assembly protein encodes the protein MISRTNGHQRGESGQAAVEAALTLPLTVFLILGTLQLFLMLQGRIMAEYAAFEAVRAGSRHHGDCKRMMHATLAGLLPSVVPYLGNGTRGGTAAEKLALAWRQRIGDTEKPEPRYKPGVDGQHDGPIFWLAREQPLAESVPGPEDERFDAPGREEGGIRLEVRLIYWFPLKVPFADWVMSRMFLAHYGLRDYTAANPLMLAQKHAGWTAGRAVPGLDRKIRDEFVSRFDSRQYVFPIQATYGMRMMTPAQAQHFQQQNCGDMPQRL
- the ileS gene encoding isoleucine--tRNA ligase; the protein is MSDAGSPPKDYKDTLNLPRTEFPIKGNLARLEPRMLEWWAERGIWKKLLEKNASAEPFVLADGPPYANGHLHAGHALNKVLKDIVVKSRNLSGRRCDFIPGWDTHGLPIEQAVEKRLKEQKVDKRTLSRDAFLERCRAYALEFVDIQRAEFQRLGVFGTWEAPYRTLDSAYEAQELRELAAFARRGMLYRRKKPVYWCVHDQTALAEAEVEYEEHQSPSVYVAFPAGPELSERFPALRGREVFFVIWTTTPWTLPANLAIAAHRDFEYVFYDLGGRVICVAKQLLAQVLAEVKADELVLKNAKLPGGDVETVGFDDIRRILAYASGEDLEHLSYRHPFLERTGKVVLGEHVTLEAGTGLVHTAPGHGQEDYEVGLKYGLDIYNSVRGDGRYDDTVGEGLRGLRVFEANPVIIDLLAERGALLNAKTDTVKHSYPHCWRCRNPIILSATYQWFIPLDKPLQGEKTFREQVLAEVDTVRWVPGWGHSRIRGMLEGRPDWCISRQRTWGVPIPIAYCEQCQEAVVSPEVMERVAAAVEKEGVGAWYRTPVEEFLGAGGRCIKCGGGQFRRETDILDVWFDSACMFSAVLEKRQRIPADLFLEGSDQHRGWFHSSMLVSVGTRDKSPYRACLTHGFVVDGQGEKMSKSKGNVIAPEKIIQQYGAEVLRLWVAASDYRNDVRLSDQILQGLSQGYAKIRNTLRYALGNLYDFEPARDAVPDSELLPLDLWARGRLAEVVERVRRAYEDYEFHLVYATVVDFCAADLSAVYFDILKDRLYTAKAGSKARRSAQTVLHEVASALLRLLAPVMSFTAEEAWQQLPGKAAESVFLSDFPSAGASLEPALAERYGKLFALRSAVQGVLEVARREKLIGASLEARVVLTASGAAREFLQAHREELPMMFIVSQVELADQPGPKAQPLSLAQAFGEGVTVTAEVLRARGEKCPRCWVYSETVSSDHGVCPKCHEALGA
- a CDS encoding pilus assembly protein TadG-related protein; its protein translation is MNPLRPRGQTLVIFALTLLLLTLMVCMTLSIGTKAKEKMELETAADAAAYSQAVATARTYNSISLLNRALMSNMVAMAGVQSLISWAGYYRAVLNEARDSYDTPKTQYELIMAAACACPGPTCNPPMCRCATQAVQDITDTQDKLKQEDDRVDQVFQSLDGQAGLEARALQISSVSDRQNELFDRLLDENLTGSLNIGASIAQELNKGNKWGAQEVKALPASDDVNKVEQDAGQCQQKEGAACRRRDAGHKNHFIWAAMGTRGHAFVTGRSGGANAIRTRLITIITPPDLVTISNDGSGYFADNDGPSHSSEGPTGNKHAWGDDHGNLTTTFLRNQAPCPPGIPGSGSPRAHVRSNDTSGSAGDDEHRWSGQSGGDGGRERQHTMGDCNNCPGMWPPHMDYNWQQVTDNANNFGQPKTYSVMERDLSQRPAKQADPWNLLFTFHFKQSGSGTVFDNTGLKLVSQGGTDISHATALSAGIAYYHRVQQGSYQEPPNFLNPFWRATLVGADVDLQPGDVSDITQTLGAANLQEAQRVVEALNNAGYRAW
- a CDS encoding TadE/TadG family type IV pilus assembly protein — translated: MASRNQRSSRGQSGQAAVEAALTLPLTVFLVLGTIQLFMMLQGRIMAEYAAFEAVRAGSRHHGDCEKMMHAGLAALLPNVVTYLGSGTSGGSPAEKLASAWRERINGGNPRFVAMDSTQSTLGGSSLAGESIFWLAREQPTNVPDPEDRNFDAPVDGGGGMRLEVRLIYWFPLRIPFADWVMTRMFMAHFGLQDYNAVNPLMPAQRNAGWTAGNSAPTLDSQIRSKYQSMASAQKYVFPIQATYGMRMMTPAKSRFFQRQNCGETPEGL
- a CDS encoding sigma 54-interacting transcriptional regulator, whose protein sequence is MSPHGPHPDDIGTNPGDVGVDLGSVPQAPSHTLVMDHRTTVKLHKCRLHVSSGPDEGRQLVTDKERLRVGAHPQNDLVLVEDRTASRHHFEIQYTERGYLLVDLNSTNGTFLDGRRIERAYLSPGSQIRAGSSTVTFSPIDEEVTIEPDREGELCGMVGQSVKMRQIFGLIKRIAPMDVSVIIQGETGTGKELVARAVHELSGRKKGPLVVLDCGAIPPNLIESELFGHEKGAFTGAVSARPGAFERAQGGTIFLDELGELRLDLQPKLLRVLENREVRRVGGNDVIEVDCRVIAATNRDLVKEIAAGAFREDLYFRLSVIHIHLPPLRQRRDDIPHILKGALAEPEVVERHGRKRFSPEALSMLMAYTWPGNVRELMNVLSHVLTFSEGEEILPTHLPPRVRGQAREGPLPFNEHLSFKDAKEQLLENFEREYITSVLARCEGNLSRAARESGLHRKSIERLVKKYQLDAKGMKPR